A window from Sphingobacterium hotanense encodes these proteins:
- a CDS encoding FAD-dependent oxidoreductase, with translation MKKLLLICFMVFSISSFAKAGNKTVEVDICIYGGSSAGIIAGYTANKLGKKALVIEPRNYLGGLTTGGLGATDIGNKFAITGLARDFYRRLGVEYNRFEQWTFEPHVASKVFNDYIQAAKLDIEKNYLLEEVIKEGNTIKEIVVRKNDASNQQLRIKAKMFIDCTYEGDLMAKAGVSYAVGREAISQYGESQNGVQLQEIHQFPDGIDPYKIPGKPESGLLWGISNEKLAPHGSADKKIQAYNFRLTLTQDKSNQIPFTKPDNYNPEQFELLLRQIAKEKWTTIFSNLDIVDLPNGEKEYRHTGGFLIKYMPNGKTDFNNFGAFSTDMIGENYDYPEGDFKTREAIWKKHEDYTKGLLYFLSHDERVPAHIRAEMKSWGFCKDEFKETNGFSNQLYVREARRMIGRKVMTQKHCEGEEVIDDPIGMAAYQMDSHNIQRLVVNGMVKNEGDVQKPVPAPYPISYQAITPKAEECSNLLVPVCMSSSHIAFGSIRMEPVFMVLAQSAATAATQAIDNKQSVQDIDVQKLINKLQTDPLADGSTPEVLVDNLDEENVTVTGNWNTIRGGYVKNKYALDQKDENASISFHANIAETAKYRIYFYIAEDKALAEQLSFEIFDGKSKKQVNINKSDIKSLGLASGEWVDLGEYQINKNAKSYVKVKAVQNSGRVIADAVIWKKVK, from the coding sequence ATGAAAAAGCTATTATTGATATGCTTTATGGTCTTCAGTATTTCCAGCTTTGCTAAAGCTGGAAATAAGACTGTAGAGGTCGACATTTGTATTTACGGCGGGAGCTCCGCTGGAATTATCGCCGGATACACAGCAAATAAGTTGGGCAAGAAAGCGCTTGTAATTGAGCCGCGTAACTACTTGGGCGGTCTTACGACGGGCGGTCTAGGTGCAACAGACATCGGGAATAAATTTGCCATTACTGGATTAGCGCGTGATTTCTACCGCCGACTAGGCGTTGAATATAATCGCTTTGAACAATGGACATTCGAGCCGCATGTGGCAAGCAAAGTCTTTAACGATTATATACAAGCTGCAAAGCTTGACATTGAAAAGAACTACCTTTTAGAAGAAGTCATTAAAGAGGGAAATACGATTAAAGAAATTGTAGTTCGTAAGAACGATGCTTCGAATCAGCAGCTTAGAATTAAGGCGAAGATGTTTATCGACTGTACCTACGAAGGTGATTTAATGGCAAAGGCGGGTGTTAGCTATGCTGTGGGTCGGGAGGCAATTTCTCAATATGGCGAAAGTCAGAATGGGGTGCAATTGCAAGAAATCCACCAATTCCCTGATGGAATCGACCCTTACAAGATTCCCGGAAAACCGGAAAGTGGCTTACTGTGGGGAATATCCAACGAGAAGCTAGCACCACATGGTTCCGCGGACAAAAAAATTCAAGCATACAACTTCCGTTTGACGCTGACGCAAGATAAAAGCAATCAGATTCCATTTACCAAGCCAGACAACTACAATCCAGAGCAATTTGAATTGTTGTTAAGACAAATCGCTAAAGAGAAATGGACAACGATCTTCAGTAACCTTGATATTGTTGATCTTCCGAACGGAGAGAAAGAATACAGACATACAGGCGGCTTTTTGATTAAGTACATGCCTAACGGCAAGACAGACTTCAACAACTTTGGTGCTTTCTCAACCGACATGATCGGTGAGAATTACGATTACCCGGAGGGTGATTTTAAAACAAGAGAAGCGATTTGGAAGAAGCATGAGGACTACACAAAAGGATTACTCTATTTCTTAAGTCACGATGAGCGCGTTCCTGCACATATCCGTGCTGAAATGAAATCATGGGGTTTCTGTAAAGACGAGTTCAAAGAAACTAATGGTTTTTCCAACCAATTATATGTTCGTGAAGCACGCCGTATGATCGGACGTAAGGTCATGACTCAAAAACACTGTGAAGGTGAAGAAGTGATCGACGACCCGATCGGCATGGCGGCTTACCAAATGGACTCTCATAATATCCAACGTTTGGTAGTGAACGGCATGGTGAAAAATGAAGGTGATGTGCAGAAGCCAGTACCTGCACCCTACCCCATCTCTTACCAAGCTATCACTCCAAAAGCTGAAGAATGTTCGAACCTGTTAGTTCCTGTTTGTATGTCATCTTCACATATCGCTTTTGGATCTATCCGTATGGAGCCAGTATTCATGGTTTTAGCGCAATCGGCAGCTACTGCAGCTACACAAGCTATTGACAATAAGCAATCTGTTCAAGATATCGATGTTCAGAAATTAATCAACAAGCTTCAAACTGATCCCCTTGCAGATGGCAGCACGCCAGAGGTCTTGGTTGACAACCTAGACGAGGAAAATGTCACAGTTACCGGCAATTGGAATACGATCCGTGGAGGATATGTTAAAAACAAATATGCCTTAGATCAAAAAGATGAGAATGCTTCTATCAGCTTTCATGCGAACATCGCGGAAACAGCAAAGTACCGTATCTATTTTTACATCGCTGAAGATAAGGCGCTAGCTGAGCAATTAAGTTTTGAGATCTTTGATGGAAAGTCAAAAAAACAAGTCAATATCAATAAATCGGATATCAAAAGCCTAGGCTTGGCATCAGGTGAGTGGGTTGATTTAGGCGAATATCAAATCAATAAGAACGCAAAGAGTTATGTGAAAGTTAAGGCTGTACAGAACTCCGGCAGAGTGATTGCCGATGCGGTGATTTGGAAAAAAGTAAAATAA
- a CDS encoding RagB/SusD family nutrient uptake outer membrane protein: MKRKTLSYTLGLLLSISLYSCKEDYLIKYPLDSPSTETFISNEEELNMAITGAYNALYQAPKATPMPFPLTIDYASDIGWERNTNALQILGLGNADANNDFTSDFWNLLYVGIQRCNTILDKAEGLNGVVPAETLNTRISEVRFLRAYYYFFLNELFGGVPLLTTTISLADSKNVTRESKEAVNDFIMSEIDAIVGFLPETVTGNNLGRATRGAALALKSRSALFNKKYQEAADAAKAVMELNQYQLHNNFEQLFKYAGESSKEIIWAIQYKRGLATHSISSQFYSRLMQGFSNKIPVQSLVDSYECIDGLNIDKSPLFDPTKPFKNRDPRLTQTVVLPQTLSLGVIFETHPDSTMTWDYREATPKRIANTDATNAYATFSGYLWRKYADPADFIDRSNSELNAILFRYAEVLLNYVEAKTELNQIDNSVYEAINQVRQRPSVAMPAISTGKSQAQMRSIVRKERKYELAAEGLRLFDIRRWNIAHQVMPGDLLGRIRTGWLANAPTIDENGTPNYSQVTNRTEMRVIEKRNFNADRDYVWPIPRIETETNPNLTQNKNY; encoded by the coding sequence ATGAAAAGAAAAACATTATCATATACATTAGGACTGCTACTCAGTATTTCGCTCTACTCGTGCAAGGAAGATTACCTGATTAAATACCCTTTGGATAGCCCTTCTACGGAGACTTTTATCTCGAATGAAGAGGAACTCAATATGGCGATCACAGGCGCGTACAACGCGCTATATCAAGCGCCAAAGGCAACGCCTATGCCTTTCCCGTTGACAATAGACTATGCATCTGATATTGGTTGGGAAAGAAATACCAATGCCTTACAAATATTAGGCTTAGGAAATGCGGATGCGAACAATGATTTCACTTCTGATTTCTGGAACTTACTGTATGTGGGGATACAACGCTGCAATACCATTTTAGACAAAGCTGAAGGCTTGAATGGCGTGGTCCCTGCGGAAACCCTGAACACAAGAATAAGCGAAGTAAGATTTCTGAGAGCTTATTATTATTTCTTCCTGAATGAGCTTTTCGGCGGAGTTCCATTGCTTACCACGACCATCTCGCTTGCTGACTCGAAGAATGTGACTAGAGAATCAAAGGAAGCGGTGAACGACTTCATTATGTCGGAAATAGATGCAATTGTTGGCTTTCTTCCAGAGACCGTTACAGGCAATAATCTAGGTCGCGCGACGCGTGGCGCTGCGTTGGCTTTAAAATCAAGATCAGCTCTTTTCAACAAGAAATATCAGGAAGCGGCCGACGCGGCAAAGGCTGTCATGGAATTGAATCAGTATCAATTGCATAATAACTTTGAGCAGCTATTTAAATATGCGGGCGAGTCTTCTAAGGAGATTATTTGGGCAATTCAATATAAGCGAGGCTTAGCGACGCATAGTATCTCATCGCAGTTCTACTCGAGATTGATGCAAGGCTTTTCGAATAAAATACCGGTTCAATCTTTAGTGGATTCTTACGAATGTATTGATGGTTTGAATATTGATAAATCACCTTTATTTGACCCTACCAAGCCGTTCAAGAATCGCGACCCTAGATTGACGCAGACCGTGGTATTGCCGCAGACACTTTCCTTAGGTGTGATCTTTGAAACGCATCCGGATAGTACCATGACTTGGGATTATAGAGAGGCTACGCCTAAGCGTATAGCCAACACGGATGCTACGAACGCTTATGCGACTTTCTCAGGTTATTTATGGCGCAAATACGCGGATCCTGCGGATTTCATCGACCGTTCGAATTCGGAGTTGAATGCCATCTTATTCCGATATGCCGAAGTACTATTGAATTACGTAGAGGCGAAGACTGAGCTTAATCAGATTGACAATTCGGTTTATGAAGCGATCAATCAGGTTAGACAACGTCCTTCTGTTGCGATGCCAGCCATCAGTACTGGCAAGTCGCAGGCACAGATGCGTTCCATCGTGCGTAAAGAAAGAAAGTATGAGCTAGCTGCTGAGGGTCTTCGCTTATTCGATATCCGCAGATGGAACATTGCGCATCAGGTGATGCCAGGCGATCTGCTAGGCCGTATCCGCACCGGATGGTTGGCAAATGCACCGACGATTGACGAGAATGGTACACCGAACTATAGCCAGGTGACGAATAGAACAGAGATGCGCGTCATTGAGAAGCGTAATTTCAATGCAGATCGTGACTACGTATGGCCTATCCCTCGCATTGAAACGGAAACTAATCCTAACCTTACACAAAATAAGAACTACTAA
- a CDS encoding TonB-dependent receptor gives MKNYQGLRNPYPIRFINTFLSRIRYQIMIFKILCIFLVIGSFQLQAKSFSQQLSYKKKAAKVESAFKYLEDKTSFVILYDLKELKSLKPMDINISNASVTQFLNTLLKDLPYDYTIEDKTILINKANKPAKQVSTASSKVTTVAPIQQTLRGVVKAEDGSALEAVSIVDVNSKQGASTDASGNFQITINSFPTTLRFSLVGYATAERQVTSASQVLNISLAPQVSDLDEVVVIGYGTQKKVNLTGAVAVVKSEQLTKQPVGQASTALQGAAPGLTVTQGSGQPGRDDGGLRIRGIGTLGNANPLVLIDGVEGNINNVNTNDIENISVLKDASSAAIYGSRAANGVILVTTKRAKNEGVTVDYNNYAGWQTPTQMTDMVSGLDHMNLLNEAYTNTGKSPIFTEQMIKDYTAGMESNPDRFPNTDWQNLTMKNNAFMQNHYIAAQGGSEKVKVLGSLGFFDQDGILENTNFRRYNFRLNSDLQISNKVSAALDFFFTKSELKEPAGGTTSIFHWMRRIPANQAGILSTGQYGEGWNGDNPIAKARDGGLNLENPLNSVFNIDLKYKPIDGMTVNLVYSTKYEINHEKLFYNTVQSYYWNGDKAYLTPQKNSLTEKYEQYWYNNLRAVVSYEKTLASDHNFNVMAGFQQEDQRDNFLSGYREIFLIPELQELNAGNQENNIARGTSSEWSLRSVFGRLNYDFQGKYLFEANARYDGSSRFAVGNKFSFFPSFSAGWRVSQEPFMESLSSVVSDMKIRGSWGKLGNQNITGLYSFASYFNIGATNYAFGENISTGAALTTMANSDIRWETTNVSNVGLDLTLWRNLNITADYFYRKTSGILLQLDISRYLGFSTPPFQNAGVVENKGWDVSVAYNNAIGDFKYNVAVNLSDVQNKILDMRGVLRTGLTVNHEGHPIGSLYGYEAIGYFSSAEDVAGSATQIGNIAPGDIKYKDQNWDGKIDAADEIIMGSPIPRYTYSANLGASYRGLDIALFFQGVGKADGYLYGQGIMPFYQGGTIQEQHKDRWTPDNPNAAFPRFAFNENNNIQNSTFWMKNAAYLRLKNVTLGYNVPLPTSANMPVRALRIFASGQNLFTKTNFWKGYDPEGPISTGGWYPQMKVYSFGLSAKF, from the coding sequence ATGAAAAACTATCAAGGATTGAGAAATCCTTATCCAATTCGTTTTATCAATACTTTTTTATCCCGTATTCGATATCAAATTATGATTTTTAAAATCCTATGCATCTTCCTTGTCATTGGAAGTTTCCAGCTGCAAGCGAAGTCATTTTCTCAGCAGCTTTCGTATAAAAAGAAGGCGGCGAAAGTAGAAAGTGCATTTAAATACCTCGAAGACAAGACCAGCTTCGTGATCTTGTATGATCTGAAAGAGCTGAAATCACTCAAACCAATGGATATCAATATCTCCAATGCGAGTGTAACGCAGTTCCTAAATACCCTGTTGAAAGATCTTCCTTATGATTATACGATTGAGGATAAAACTATTCTTATCAACAAAGCTAATAAACCAGCAAAGCAAGTGTCAACGGCAAGCAGCAAGGTTACTACTGTGGCTCCGATACAACAAACGCTTCGCGGAGTTGTAAAAGCGGAAGACGGCTCGGCTCTGGAAGCAGTTAGCATCGTGGATGTGAATAGCAAACAAGGTGCAAGCACAGACGCTAGCGGTAATTTCCAGATTACGATCAACTCCTTCCCTACTACGTTGCGCTTTAGCTTGGTAGGCTATGCTACTGCAGAAAGACAAGTAACTTCAGCTTCGCAGGTTCTTAACATCAGCTTGGCGCCACAGGTAAGCGACTTAGATGAAGTTGTTGTGATAGGTTATGGTACGCAAAAGAAAGTAAACTTAACGGGGGCAGTTGCCGTTGTTAAAAGTGAGCAGTTAACAAAACAACCGGTCGGACAAGCATCCACTGCGCTACAAGGTGCGGCTCCGGGACTGACGGTGACACAAGGTTCCGGACAGCCAGGACGCGATGATGGCGGTCTGCGTATCCGTGGTATCGGGACTTTAGGCAATGCCAACCCATTGGTATTGATCGACGGTGTTGAAGGAAATATCAACAACGTGAACACCAATGATATCGAGAATATCTCGGTTCTTAAAGATGCCTCTTCGGCTGCTATCTACGGTTCGCGTGCCGCAAACGGAGTTATTTTAGTAACCACCAAGCGTGCGAAGAACGAGGGCGTCACAGTAGATTATAACAACTATGCGGGTTGGCAGACTCCAACGCAAATGACGGACATGGTTAGCGGCTTGGATCATATGAACTTATTGAACGAGGCCTATACCAATACCGGCAAGAGCCCCATCTTTACGGAGCAGATGATCAAAGATTATACAGCCGGCATGGAAAGCAATCCTGACCGCTTCCCGAATACGGATTGGCAAAATCTGACCATGAAAAACAATGCGTTCATGCAGAACCATTATATCGCCGCGCAGGGTGGATCGGAAAAGGTGAAAGTTTTAGGATCCTTAGGTTTCTTTGATCAGGACGGTATCTTGGAAAACACCAATTTCAGACGTTATAACTTTAGATTGAACAGTGATCTGCAGATCTCCAATAAGGTAAGCGCAGCTTTAGACTTTTTCTTCACCAAATCGGAATTGAAAGAGCCGGCAGGCGGAACTACTTCCATTTTCCATTGGATGCGTCGTATTCCGGCAAATCAAGCGGGGATTCTATCGACAGGTCAATATGGCGAGGGATGGAACGGCGATAACCCAATTGCAAAAGCAAGAGATGGCGGGTTGAACCTGGAAAATCCTTTGAATTCCGTTTTTAATATCGATTTAAAGTATAAGCCTATTGACGGAATGACCGTTAATTTGGTTTATTCTACGAAATACGAGATCAATCATGAGAAGTTGTTCTACAATACCGTGCAATCCTATTATTGGAATGGCGATAAAGCATATTTGACTCCTCAGAAAAACAGCTTGACGGAAAAATATGAACAATATTGGTACAACAACCTACGTGCAGTTGTTTCTTATGAGAAAACATTGGCTTCAGACCACAACTTCAATGTGATGGCAGGTTTCCAACAGGAAGACCAACGTGATAATTTCTTATCAGGCTATCGTGAGATTTTCTTGATCCCTGAATTACAGGAGTTGAATGCTGGAAATCAAGAAAATAATATAGCGCGCGGAACCTCCTCAGAATGGTCGCTACGTTCGGTTTTTGGACGCTTAAACTACGACTTCCAAGGGAAGTATCTATTTGAAGCGAATGCTCGCTATGATGGGTCGTCAAGATTTGCTGTAGGGAATAAATTTTCATTCTTCCCCTCTTTCTCCGCCGGATGGCGCGTTAGTCAGGAGCCTTTTATGGAATCCTTGAGCTCGGTTGTTTCCGACATGAAGATCCGCGGTTCTTGGGGTAAATTAGGAAATCAAAATATCACAGGCTTATATTCATTTGCCTCTTATTTCAATATTGGTGCTACAAACTATGCTTTTGGAGAGAATATCAGTACCGGCGCGGCATTGACGACGATGGCAAATTCGGATATTCGATGGGAAACGACAAATGTGAGCAATGTAGGTCTTGATTTGACTCTTTGGAGAAATCTGAACATTACAGCAGATTATTTCTATAGAAAAACCTCAGGGATTCTACTACAATTAGACATTTCAAGATATCTGGGTTTCTCTACGCCACCTTTCCAAAATGCTGGAGTTGTTGAAAATAAAGGTTGGGATGTGTCTGTTGCATACAACAACGCTATCGGCGACTTTAAGTACAATGTGGCAGTCAATCTTTCTGATGTGCAGAATAAAATATTGGACATGCGCGGCGTATTACGTACTGGTCTGACAGTAAACCATGAGGGACATCCAATCGGTTCGCTATATGGCTACGAAGCGATTGGTTATTTCAGCTCAGCGGAAGATGTGGCTGGCTCAGCAACACAGATCGGTAACATCGCGCCGGGGGATATCAAATATAAAGATCAGAACTGGGATGGCAAGATTGACGCAGCCGATGAGATCATTATGGGAAGCCCGATTCCTCGCTATACTTACAGTGCTAATTTAGGTGCTTCGTATCGCGGATTGGATATCGCGTTGTTCTTCCAAGGTGTAGGAAAGGCAGATGGATACTTGTATGGACAAGGAATTATGCCTTTCTATCAGGGCGGAACGATTCAAGAGCAACATAAAGATCGTTGGACTCCGGACAACCCGAACGCGGCATTCCCTCGCTTTGCTTTCAATGAGAATAACAACATTCAAAACTCTACTTTCTGGATGAAGAATGCGGCGTACCTAAGATTGAAAAACGTGACTTTAGGATATAACGTACCACTTCCGACATCAGCTAATATGCCAGTGCGTGCATTGCGCATTTTCGCTTCCGGACAGAATTTATTTACGAAAACAAACTTCTGGAAAGGATATGACCCGGAAGGTCCGATCAGTACCGGTGGATGGTATCCGCAAATGAAAGTTTACAGTTTTGGATTAAGTGCCAAGTTTTAA
- a CDS encoding FecR family protein, translated as MNDTNKERINILLNRYINDKLSKLEFDELMHLVDACDDEPFRESVREIIDRNTSQLPREFVDNRISTVHANLRLLIAQDIQEQEVARVRRIRPLWYWAAAASLVLAGLFTYQRFQQAPVPELVQTAPLDDIEPGSNKASIIIDGQEHILKDGEQGLIIGDNSISYEDGDVALAGIQTNKTIRIVTPYGGQYNLVLSDGSKVWLNAGSEISYQTDFARENRTIDLKGEAYFEVQKNKNLPFIVRSREQEIRVLGTEFNINAYSDEKIIKTTLKGGSLRVTANKQQTVLKPNQQAQFNTGSNALATKSVDADAAIAWKEGIIDLHGMSLQECMRNISRWYDVEIVYQNDIPAIELGGRMSRGLKLSTFQKFLENNFSIHTKLTSDRKLTVAYANNK; from the coding sequence ATGAATGACACTAACAAAGAAAGGATCAATATCCTTCTGAACCGATATATAAATGATAAGCTATCCAAGTTAGAATTTGACGAACTCATGCATTTGGTCGATGCTTGCGACGATGAGCCTTTCCGTGAATCGGTGCGCGAAATTATCGATCGGAATACATCACAACTTCCTCGCGAGTTTGTGGATAACCGAATTTCTACAGTTCATGCGAATCTCCGGTTGCTTATTGCTCAAGATATTCAGGAGCAAGAGGTGGCGCGAGTTCGAAGAATTAGACCGTTGTGGTATTGGGCGGCGGCAGCCTCGCTTGTACTTGCAGGTTTGTTCACCTATCAACGATTCCAACAAGCGCCTGTTCCAGAACTAGTACAAACGGCGCCCCTGGACGACATTGAACCCGGCAGCAATAAAGCCAGCATCATCATCGATGGTCAGGAACATATCCTGAAAGATGGGGAGCAGGGGTTGATTATTGGAGACAATAGCATCAGCTATGAAGACGGGGATGTCGCGCTTGCAGGAATACAGACCAATAAAACCATCAGAATTGTGACTCCCTATGGCGGACAGTATAACCTCGTATTATCCGATGGTTCTAAGGTTTGGTTAAATGCGGGGAGCGAAATCAGCTATCAGACAGACTTCGCCAGGGAGAACCGAACTATTGATCTGAAAGGCGAAGCTTATTTTGAGGTTCAAAAGAATAAGAACTTACCATTTATCGTCCGCAGTCGCGAGCAGGAAATACGTGTTTTAGGAACAGAATTCAACATCAATGCCTATTCCGATGAGAAAATAATAAAGACCACCCTAAAAGGGGGCTCACTGCGGGTGACAGCGAACAAGCAGCAAACGGTTTTAAAGCCAAATCAACAAGCGCAGTTCAATACAGGCTCCAATGCCCTAGCAACCAAATCGGTCGATGCGGATGCCGCTATTGCGTGGAAAGAAGGGATTATCGATCTGCATGGCATGAGTTTGCAGGAATGTATGCGCAATATTAGTCGCTGGTATGATGTGGAGATTGTTTACCAAAACGATATCCCCGCTATCGAATTGGGAGGTAGAATGAGCCGTGGACTCAAACTATCCACCTTTCAGAAGTTCTTGGAAAACAACTTTAGTATCCATACCAAGTTAACCTCCGACAGAAAGCTTACCGTAGCCTACGCTAATAACAAATAA
- a CDS encoding RNA polymerase sigma factor produces the protein MQKEIQIAQLITALQKGDVTAFDQLYFEYAPLLYNRIIKLIKSPEIVEEILQEVFLKVWNMRAQLEVDRGLKTLLCRIADNLAIDHFRKASRDKALQEELWASSVGFYLHTEESIFDKEKQRILNEAIQLLSPKRKEILTLCNIENKSYKEVASMLGISVNTVSNQLVSAMKDIKNYIHSKYKGA, from the coding sequence ATGCAAAAAGAAATACAAATAGCTCAACTCATCACGGCTCTGCAAAAGGGTGACGTGACGGCTTTTGATCAGCTATATTTTGAGTATGCACCGCTTCTTTACAACCGAATAATCAAATTGATCAAGAGCCCTGAAATTGTAGAAGAAATCTTGCAAGAGGTCTTCCTTAAGGTTTGGAATATGCGCGCACAGCTGGAAGTGGACCGGGGTCTGAAGACGCTTCTTTGTCGGATCGCCGATAACCTGGCCATCGATCATTTCAGAAAAGCGAGCCGGGATAAGGCCCTACAGGAAGAACTGTGGGCATCTTCCGTTGGCTTCTATTTACACACGGAGGAGTCGATCTTTGACAAAGAAAAGCAACGAATCCTGAACGAAGCCATACAACTTCTTTCGCCCAAACGAAAGGAAATATTGACGCTATGCAATATTGAAAACAAAAGTTATAAGGAAGTTGCCAGCATGCTCGGTATTTCGGTAAATACCGTCAGCAATCAGCTGGTGAGCGCCATGAAAGACATTAAAAATTATATACATTCCAAATACAAGGGCGCATAA
- a CDS encoding Gfo/Idh/MocA family protein: MDQNNFGFAIIGTGAIAAIHAKAIADIPNATLLAVYNRTKEKAEAFASTYACKAYHSIDELLADPNIHIISICTASGAHLEAAEKALRAGKHCLIEKPLEITTQRCDSIVSLAEQNSLQVGTIFPTRFYPNSIKIKKQLDEGGFGDLVIGSAYVKWHRSPAYYQSAAWRGTWELDGGGALMNQGIHAVDMLLWYMGAVEHVTALAANRLHQEIEVEDTVVAQLQFKNGALGTIECSTAAYPGTAKRVEIIGTKGSAILEENSLTLWDFQDQEFDDSTETTTAVSGGVSDPMAIGHYAHQLQIEDFIDAIENKRSPFIDGTEGRKSVELICAIYQSAKEGKRIYL; encoded by the coding sequence ATGGATCAAAACAATTTTGGATTTGCAATCATAGGAACCGGCGCCATTGCAGCTATACATGCCAAAGCAATTGCCGACATCCCAAACGCTACCCTGCTCGCAGTTTATAACCGCACAAAAGAGAAAGCAGAAGCTTTTGCATCGACGTATGCTTGCAAAGCTTACCATTCGATTGATGAATTGTTAGCAGATCCGAACATCCATATTATCTCCATATGCACCGCATCCGGGGCACATTTGGAAGCTGCGGAGAAAGCGCTTCGCGCCGGAAAGCACTGTTTAATTGAAAAACCACTGGAAATAACGACGCAACGCTGCGATAGCATCGTCTCCTTGGCTGAGCAAAACTCCCTTCAGGTGGGTACCATCTTCCCTACTCGATTCTATCCGAATAGCATCAAGATTAAAAAACAGCTGGATGAAGGTGGCTTTGGCGACTTGGTCATCGGATCAGCCTACGTAAAATGGCATCGAAGTCCGGCATATTACCAATCGGCAGCATGGCGAGGTACATGGGAACTTGACGGCGGCGGCGCCCTAATGAACCAAGGCATACACGCTGTTGATATGCTTTTATGGTATATGGGTGCTGTAGAACATGTTACTGCCCTTGCAGCAAATAGATTACATCAGGAAATCGAAGTCGAGGACACTGTGGTCGCGCAATTACAATTCAAAAACGGAGCATTGGGAACAATTGAGTGTTCGACCGCTGCTTATCCCGGCACTGCCAAGCGCGTGGAAATTATCGGGACGAAAGGGTCTGCTATTCTAGAAGAGAATAGCCTGACACTTTGGGATTTTCAAGATCAGGAGTTCGATGACAGTACTGAAACGACTACCGCAGTTTCAGGCGGTGTTAGCGATCCAATGGCCATTGGCCATTATGCGCATCAATTACAAATTGAAGATTTTATAGACGCTATCGAGAACAAACGCTCACCATTTATAGACGGTACGGAAGGCAGGAAATCGGTAGAATTGATCTGCGCTATTTATCAAAGCGCAAAAGAAGGTAAACGTATCTATTTATAA